The Streptomyces sp. NBC_01317 genomic interval TGGCCCTCTTCCACGGCGCGCAGCGCCTCGCCGGCCCGCTCCAGCGGGTACGTCCGGGTGACGTACGGCCGCAGCACCCCGCTCACCACGAGCTTCGCGACCTCGTCCAGGACCTCCGCGTTGCGCGACCGCAGCACGGGCTGCCCGCCGAGGCGCGCGACCGTCGCCCGGTCGCCCGCGCTGATCACTTTCGTACGGTCCTCGACGAGGACGGCCACGGCCTCCAGGTCGGCGCCGCCGACCAGGTCGAACACCGCGTCGATCCCGTCGGGCGCCACGGCCCGCACGCGCGCCGCGACGTCGGGGCCGGGGGTCAGGTGGACGGCGCCGAGCGATTCCACGAAGTCCTTCTTGCCGGCGCTCGCCGTGCCGACGACCCGCAGGCCGCGGCCGACCGCGATCTGGGCGGCGGCGACGCCGACCCCGCCGCCGACGCCCGTGATCAGGAGGGTGGCGCCGGGCGGGAGGTCCAGCTGGGTGACGCCGTCGTACGCGGCCGCGGCGGCGACCGGCAGCGTGGCGGCGTCCGTGAACGACAGCGCGTCCGGCTTGTGCGCGGCGATCCCGACCGGGACGAGGGTGTGTTCCGCGTACCCGCCGGTGGCGGCGGAGCCGAA includes:
- a CDS encoding NADP-dependent oxidoreductase, which codes for MTQAYVFTRNGGPETEALVELPEKPAPGPGQVRVAVRAAGVDPLDHKLRTGYSRPGDPPPRFPVVFGGEVSGVVEATGPDVTGFAVGDPVFGSAATGGYAEHTLVPVGIAAHKPDALSFTDAATLPVAAAAAYDGVTQLDLPPGATLLITGVGGGVGVAAAQIAVGRGLRVVGTASAGKKDFVESLGAVHLTPGPDVAARVRAVAPDGIDAVFDLVGGADLEAVAVLVEDRTKVISAGDRATVARLGGQPVLRSRNAEVLDEVAKLVVSGVLRPYVTRTYPLERAGEALRAVEEGHIKGKIVIEIGA